The following proteins come from a genomic window of Ammospiza nelsoni isolate bAmmNel1 chromosome 6, bAmmNel1.pri, whole genome shotgun sequence:
- the TIMM10 gene encoding mitochondrial import inner membrane translocase subunit Tim10 yields MDPLRAQQLAAELEVEMMADMYNRMTQACHRKCVPPFYKESELSKGECVCLDRCVAKYLEVHERMGKKLTELSLQDEELLKRMQQGSGTA; encoded by the exons ATGGATCCGCTGCGGGCTCAGCAGCTGGCGGCCGAGCTGGAGGTTGAGATGATGGCCGACATGTACAACCG GATGACCCAGGCGTGCCACCGCAAGTGCGTCCCACCGTTCTACAAGGAGTCGGAGCTGTCCAAAGGGGAATGCGTGTGCCTGGACCGCTGCGTGGCCAAGTACCTGGAGGTGCACGAGCGGATGGGCAAGAAGCTGACGGAGCTGTCGCTGCAGGACGAGGAGCTGCTCAAGCGCATGCAGCAGGGCAGCGGCACCGCCTGA